CTTCAGGACGTGTGGTGCGAGGAGCAGATGGATTCAGGCGCCGCGTGATGCGCTGGATGTCCGCCCGCGTTGCTGGAAGGGAAGGATGCCATCACAGAGAAGGTGCAGCCATTGGGCGAGGAAGTAGCCGAGCAGGAAGAGGGCGGCGATCTGGAGGCTGCCCTGTGGCAGGGTGACGTGCGGGAGCCAGTGCAGCAACAGGAGGAGGGGTGCGAACCAGCAGGTGAGGTAGAGGAGACGAACTGTTGGACCGATCAGAAAGGTATGACTCATGCCACGGTGTTTAGAGAGGGCTGCGTAGGGTTCCCAGATGGCTTTGAGTTTCCCCCAGCGTCGCCGAGCATCGTTGAACTGAAGATCGAGGTCTGGGGTGACGAGCAGGGTGCCGAAGAGCAGGCCCACCCCGAGGCTGATGGCGGTGAGGGGATGATTGAGGATCAGGAGACTGCCACAGACAAGCGTCGTGCAGGTGAGGTTGATAGCGGTGTGCTGGTAGCCGTGCATGCCGGCAGTGTGGCCTGTCTGGAGGTGGCGTGGTTCAGTCTTCTGGGGTGTGACCAGGGATATTGACGGGTGGGAAGTGGAGACGCATTTCTTCGCGGGTGTCGCGTTCGACGGTCTGGCCCGCACGCTCATGGACTGTGCGGAAGCCGGGGCCGTACTGTGGATGGTCGGCACTGACGCCACACACGCCGCCATTGGGGGTGCGGGCGACGAGCCAGTCCCTGTCCTTGTCTTCGCTCGTCATCTCAGAACGCGAGCATGAGCATCGGCCACACCTGCATTCACGGGCGGCGTGCGCAGTCTCTATCATCAGGAGGATGTCTTCCCTTGCTCTTCTGCTGGCGCTGGCGTTTCCCTTCCTTGCACCCCCTGCTCCTGTGGAGAATTACGCCGACACCGGACACTTCTTGCCCGTCAGTCGAACCGATGTGTTTTCGAAGATCTCAACACCGGAGAAAGTGGTTGCGCTCACGCTGGATGATGGTCCCAGCCCCCGTTACACGCCAATCGCGTTACAAGTGGCGCAAACCGAGCACATTCCGTTGACGTTTTTTCTGATCGGTCAGGAGGCCGTGAAGTATCCCGAGCTGGTGCTGCAGGAACAGGCGGCAGGGCATGTGATCGGCAACCATACCTGGCACCATCCGTTGAACGGGGTGGGGGACACGCGTGGCGCGTGGGAGGTACATCAGACGCAGCTGCTGCTACTGAAGATCACAGGGCAGCGTCCCACGCTGTTCCGGCCACCCGGCGGGGAGCTGAATACGGGCACGGCGGCTGCCGCTCGCGCAGATGGGTTGCAGATCATTACCTGGAACGTCTTTCCTGGTGATACGGATGCCAAGCTCTCAGCGGAGGTATTAGCGAAGAGCGTGCTGGCGCAGGTCAGGCCGGGAAGCATCATTTTGATGCATGACGGTGGTGGGCACCGCGACAGCAGCATGGCGGCGCTGCCAGTGATCGTGAAAGCGCTGAAGGCGCAGGGGTATAGCTTTGTGACGGTGCCCGACTTACTGAAATTGGATCAGGGACAGCGGAGCCTGATCGCGGCGCCTGGGACGGGCAAGGCGTCGGAACTGGGGACCTCGAAACCGGCTGCTCCAACCCCTTCACCGCCTGTGCTGGAGCAGCCGTCGGTCACGCTGGAGCGACTGCCCTAACAAGACGGCTGTGCGTCGCTCAGCACAGTCTTGGGAGCACAGTCGCGTGGCCTGGTGGGAAACGCAGCAGCGGGTTAACAACGATGAGCTTTTTTGCTTCGCCACTTGGTTAGAACATTTGCGAGCGCGTAGGAAGGTCAGGAAGCAGCCTGCAACATGTTTCGAGGGGTAGAAGCTCTTGAAATTCCCGCCACTACCAGCCCGTAAGGTCATCTTTCAGATCCTCGGCAGCGAGGCTGCGCGTAGGCGTTGCGCGTGGTATCCACCGAGGCGTGGCCTCGGTGCGCAGCGACCCGGCCGAAATCTTTGATCTGCTGAAGCAGCCGCGTCCCGGCATATTTCTGAGTGGGATGGAGTGGCTGCAGGGTGGCTTGCTTGAAGGTGACGT
The Deinococcus ruber DNA segment above includes these coding regions:
- a CDS encoding polysaccharide deacetylase family protein; amino-acid sequence: MSSLALLLALAFPFLAPPAPVENYADTGHFLPVSRTDVFSKISTPEKVVALTLDDGPSPRYTPIALQVAQTEHIPLTFFLIGQEAVKYPELVLQEQAAGHVIGNHTWHHPLNGVGDTRGAWEVHQTQLLLLKITGQRPTLFRPPGGELNTGTAAAARADGLQIITWNVFPGDTDAKLSAEVLAKSVLAQVRPGSIILMHDGGGHRDSSMAALPVIVKALKAQGYSFVTVPDLLKLDQGQRSLIAAPGTGKASELGTSKPAAPTPSPPVLEQPSVTLERLP
- a CDS encoding DUF2227 family putative metal-binding protein, whose amino-acid sequence is MHGYQHTAINLTCTTLVCGSLLILNHPLTAISLGVGLLFGTLLVTPDLDLQFNDARRRWGKLKAIWEPYAALSKHRGMSHTFLIGPTVRLLYLTCWFAPLLLLLHWLPHVTLPQGSLQIAALFLLGYFLAQWLHLLCDGILPFQQRGRTSSASRGA